A stretch of Rhizobium sp. TH2 DNA encodes these proteins:
- a CDS encoding efflux RND transporter periplasmic adaptor subunit, with protein MIRTLLVTLSLAVTGGGGYIVGSGKLPFDTAVVASWLADATNTALKPAGTGPVVYYRHPDGKPDYSAVPKETSDGRDFTPVRRSDDVSFDGLGTTKDKAVAEVATPSGRKVLYYRNPMGLPDSSPVPKKDSMGMDYIAVFEGEADDSGAIKVSPGKLQRMGVRSVQASLSPIVRRLRVPGTVTLDERRVRMVAMRTDAFIETVSDVTTGDRVREGQPLFQFFSKDIAAAAAELVTHQESSAKGGALKLRNFGLSEDAVEGIRRSRKVPDRLDFDAPVSGVVLERIAMPGMMAETGQTLFRIADTSRIWVVAEVPESQLGAVADGAKASVTVRSLPGRTFAGTVAVIYPEIRTETRTAKVRVELDNEDGALRANMFADVAIDGGKDQAVVAVPDTAVVDTGERQVVFVDLGDGRFEPRAVKVGLRGRNEVEITEGIKPGDRVVVSGNFLLDAESNLTSALNAMTSDEGKP; from the coding sequence ATGATCAGAACGCTGCTCGTCACCCTCTCCCTCGCCGTCACGGGCGGGGGAGGATACATCGTGGGTTCCGGCAAGTTGCCGTTCGACACGGCCGTTGTCGCGTCGTGGCTCGCGGACGCGACCAATACCGCCCTGAAGCCTGCGGGAACTGGACCCGTCGTCTACTACAGGCATCCCGACGGGAAGCCGGACTACTCGGCGGTTCCGAAAGAGACCTCTGACGGTCGTGACTTCACGCCCGTCCGTCGGAGCGACGACGTGAGCTTCGATGGCCTCGGGACCACGAAGGACAAGGCGGTAGCCGAGGTCGCGACCCCGTCCGGGCGCAAGGTGCTCTACTACCGGAACCCAATGGGCCTGCCGGACAGCTCGCCTGTGCCCAAGAAGGATTCCATGGGCATGGACTACATCGCAGTGTTCGAAGGCGAGGCCGACGACAGCGGCGCCATCAAGGTCTCTCCAGGCAAACTGCAGAGGATGGGCGTACGATCCGTGCAAGCCTCGCTCTCTCCGATCGTTCGCCGACTCAGGGTTCCGGGTACGGTGACCCTCGACGAACGGCGCGTCAGGATGGTCGCGATGCGGACCGACGCGTTCATCGAGACGGTCTCCGATGTCACGACGGGCGACAGGGTCCGGGAAGGCCAGCCGCTCTTCCAGTTCTTCTCGAAGGACATCGCCGCCGCGGCGGCCGAGCTCGTCACACATCAGGAATCCTCGGCCAAGGGCGGCGCTCTCAAGCTGCGCAACTTCGGCCTCTCGGAGGACGCGGTCGAGGGCATTCGGCGCAGCCGGAAAGTGCCGGACAGGCTCGACTTCGACGCGCCCGTCTCCGGCGTGGTCCTCGAGCGGATCGCGATGCCGGGCATGATGGCCGAGACGGGACAGACCTTGTTCCGTATCGCCGACACCTCTAGAATATGGGTCGTCGCCGAGGTTCCGGAGAGCCAGCTCGGTGCGGTCGCTGACGGCGCAAAGGCCAGTGTCACGGTCCGCAGCCTTCCTGGCAGGACATTCGCTGGGACGGTAGCGGTGATCTACCCGGAAATCCGGACGGAGACCAGGACCGCCAAGGTGCGCGTCGAACTCGACAACGAGGACGGCGCGCTCCGAGCCAACATGTTCGCCGATGTTGCGATCGATGGCGGCAAGGACCAGGCCGTCGTCGCGGTGCCGGACACCGCTGTCGTTGATACAGGCGAGAGGCAGGTCGTCTTCGTCGATCTCGGCGACGGCCGCTTCGAGCCGCGCGCCGTCAAGGTAGGACTGCGCGGGCGGAACGAGGTCGAGATCACGGAAGGCATCAAGCCGGGCGACCGTGTCGTCGTGTCGGGCAACTTCCTCCTCGATGCCGAGAGCAACCTGACCTCGGCTCTCAACGCGATGACATCGGACGAGGGCAAGCCATGA
- a CDS encoding VOC family protein translates to MKSLFHLAYHVTDLDAARSFYGNVLGCREGRSTETWVDFDFFGHQISLHLGRPFEVTRTGKVGDHMVMMPHLGVVLPLDVWFDLAARLESAGIAFDIPPVVRFKGEPGEQRTMFFFDPSGNPIEVKGFKDFDSVFAN, encoded by the coding sequence ATGAAGAGCCTGTTCCATCTCGCCTACCATGTGACCGATCTCGACGCCGCTCGTTCGTTCTATGGCAACGTCCTAGGTTGCCGAGAGGGGCGTAGCACCGAGACGTGGGTGGATTTCGACTTTTTCGGACATCAGATATCCCTCCATCTCGGCAGACCGTTCGAGGTCACGCGCACGGGCAAAGTTGGGGATCACATGGTGATGATGCCTCACCTTGGCGTCGTCCTGCCCCTCGACGTATGGTTCGACCTCGCCGCAAGATTGGAGAGCGCCGGCATCGCCTTCGACATTCCGCCTGTCGTCCGTTTCAAAGGCGAGCCGGGTGAGCAGCGAACCATGTTCTTCTTCGATCCGAGCGGAAACCCGATTGAAGTCAAGGGGTTCAAGGATTTCGACAGTGTGTTTGCAAACTAA
- a CDS encoding efflux RND transporter permease subunit, whose protein sequence is MIANLIAWSARNLLLVIVGAALAVAGGLYSLRSLPLDAIPDLSDVQVIVFTDYPGQAPQVVEDQVTYPLTTSMLTVPKSKVVRGFSFFGVSFVYVIFEDGTDPYWARSRVLEYLNAAASRLPQGVTPNLGPDATGVGWVYQYAVVAKELSLAELRSLQDWVVRFAVSKSEGVAEVASVGGFVKQYSIVVDPVRLKAQGISLDDVANAVRASNRDVGGRTVELSEFEFMVRGRGYLKGVEDIESIGLRSESGVSLRISDVAKVEIVGDERRGIAELNGNGEVASGIVLQRFGANALTVIENAKKNLEIAEKSLPGDARIVPVYDRSRLIEAAIETLKSTLIEESIVVALVTVVFLLHVRSALVAIIMLPVGILIAFMAMRLLGLGSNIMSLGGIAIAIGAMIDAAIVMIENAHKHLERAPPDKPRTEVLIEAASEVGPALFFSLLIITVSFLPIFTLESQEGRLFGPLAFTKTFAMAAAALLSVTLVPALMVIFVRGRIVPERKNPVNRVLIWLYRPVISGVLKAKTLTILLAIIILAATVWPARHIGSEFMPNLDEGTLMYMPTTLPGLSVTKAAELLQTQDRIIKSFPEVETVFGKAGRALTATDPAPTEMFETIITLKPKDQWRPGVTVDSLKQEMDAALQFPGVSNAWTMPIRARIDMLSTGIRTPVGVKVFGTDLKEMEKIAREIEATLKSVPGTSSAYAERVIGGYYLDIVPDRNALARYGLTVDAVQEVVSMALGSETVTSMVEGRERYGVAIRYPRAYRSDPKSIVEDVQVSLPGGGTVPLGEVAKIELTRGATSIRTENGQLAVYIFVDIAGRDLGGYVADAQTAVAESVTMPPGYSVAWSGQFEYLERAKARLMIVVPLTLALIFLLLYLNFGRLTETLIVMLSLPFALVGGIWLMWWLGFNASVAVAVGFIALAGVAAETGVIMLIYLDQALREQREASEREGRPFGRADLNRAIMVGAVERVRPKMMTVVAIMAGLLPILWSTGAGSEIMQRIAVPMIGGMVSSTLLTLIVIPAVYGLVKGIGMARTRKEQPIAPETVSTQALKGA, encoded by the coding sequence ATGATCGCTAACCTGATCGCTTGGTCCGCGCGGAACCTGCTGCTCGTCATCGTCGGCGCGGCGCTCGCGGTCGCCGGCGGACTCTATTCGCTGCGCTCGCTACCCCTGGACGCGATCCCCGACCTTTCCGACGTCCAGGTGATCGTCTTCACGGACTATCCGGGCCAGGCCCCGCAGGTCGTCGAGGATCAGGTCACATATCCGCTCACGACCTCGATGCTGACGGTGCCGAAATCGAAGGTCGTGCGGGGCTTCTCCTTCTTCGGGGTGTCCTTCGTATACGTGATCTTTGAGGACGGAACCGATCCCTATTGGGCGCGCAGCCGGGTGCTGGAATATCTCAACGCCGCCGCGAGCAGGTTGCCGCAGGGCGTGACACCGAACCTCGGTCCAGACGCAACGGGTGTCGGCTGGGTCTACCAGTATGCTGTCGTCGCGAAGGAGCTGTCGCTGGCGGAACTACGCTCCCTCCAGGACTGGGTCGTGCGGTTCGCCGTCTCGAAGTCCGAAGGTGTCGCCGAGGTGGCGAGCGTCGGCGGCTTCGTGAAGCAGTATTCCATCGTCGTCGATCCCGTCCGGCTCAAGGCGCAGGGCATCTCGCTCGACGATGTCGCCAACGCCGTCCGGGCGAGCAACCGGGACGTGGGCGGCCGAACGGTCGAGCTTTCGGAATTCGAGTTCATGGTGCGGGGGCGCGGATACCTCAAAGGCGTCGAGGACATCGAGAGCATCGGCTTGCGGAGCGAAAGCGGTGTTTCTCTTCGGATTTCTGATGTCGCGAAAGTGGAGATCGTCGGCGACGAACGCCGCGGCATCGCGGAGTTGAACGGCAACGGCGAGGTGGCGAGCGGGATCGTGCTCCAGCGCTTCGGAGCCAACGCGCTCACGGTCATTGAAAACGCCAAGAAGAACCTGGAAATCGCCGAGAAGAGCCTGCCGGGCGATGCCAGGATCGTTCCCGTCTACGACCGGTCCCGCTTGATCGAGGCCGCCATCGAAACGTTGAAGTCGACGCTGATTGAGGAGTCGATCGTCGTCGCGCTCGTCACCGTGGTCTTCCTGCTGCATGTCAGGAGCGCGCTGGTGGCGATCATCATGCTGCCCGTCGGCATCCTGATCGCCTTCATGGCGATGCGCCTGCTCGGCCTCGGATCGAACATCATGAGCCTCGGCGGCATCGCCATCGCGATCGGCGCGATGATCGACGCGGCGATCGTGATGATCGAGAACGCCCACAAGCATCTCGAACGCGCCCCGCCGGACAAGCCGAGAACCGAGGTACTGATAGAGGCGGCATCGGAGGTCGGCCCGGCGCTGTTCTTCAGCCTGCTGATTATCACCGTCTCCTTCCTGCCGATCTTCACGCTGGAATCGCAGGAGGGAAGGCTATTCGGCCCGCTCGCCTTCACCAAGACCTTCGCCATGGCGGCGGCGGCTTTGCTGTCGGTCACTCTGGTTCCGGCACTGATGGTGATCTTCGTGCGCGGCCGGATCGTTCCGGAACGTAAGAATCCCGTGAACCGCGTCCTGATCTGGCTCTACCGCCCGGTCATATCAGGCGTGCTGAAGGCGAAGACGCTGACGATCCTGCTGGCGATCATTATCCTCGCCGCCACCGTCTGGCCCGCGCGACACATCGGTAGCGAGTTCATGCCCAATCTCGACGAGGGCACGTTGATGTACATGCCGACCACCCTGCCTGGCCTGTCCGTCACCAAGGCGGCGGAGCTCTTGCAGACGCAGGACCGCATCATTAAGTCGTTTCCGGAGGTTGAGACCGTGTTCGGCAAGGCCGGACGCGCGTTGACGGCGACCGATCCCGCCCCGACCGAGATGTTCGAGACGATCATCACCCTCAAGCCCAAGGACCAATGGCGGCCCGGCGTGACGGTCGACAGCCTCAAACAGGAGATGGACGCGGCGCTCCAGTTTCCGGGTGTCTCCAATGCCTGGACCATGCCGATCCGGGCACGCATCGACATGCTCTCGACGGGCATTCGCACCCCTGTCGGGGTCAAGGTATTCGGTACCGACCTCAAGGAGATGGAGAAGATCGCCCGCGAGATCGAAGCGACGCTCAAGTCCGTACCAGGAACGTCGTCGGCCTATGCCGAGCGGGTCATCGGCGGCTACTATCTCGACATCGTTCCCGATCGGAACGCTCTCGCGAGATACGGCCTGACCGTCGATGCCGTTCAGGAAGTGGTCAGCATGGCCCTCGGTTCAGAAACCGTAACCTCGATGGTCGAAGGCCGGGAGCGATACGGAGTGGCGATCCGCTACCCCCGCGCTTACCGAAGTGATCCCAAGTCCATCGTCGAGGACGTGCAGGTCTCCCTGCCGGGCGGCGGCACGGTCCCTCTCGGCGAGGTCGCGAAGATCGAACTCACTAGGGGGGCGACTTCGATCCGGACCGAAAACGGGCAGCTCGCGGTCTACATCTTCGTCGACATAGCTGGCCGCGATCTGGGCGGCTACGTCGCCGATGCCCAGACAGCGGTCGCCGAGAGTGTCACCATGCCGCCCGGCTATTCCGTCGCCTGGAGCGGCCAGTTCGAATATCTCGAGCGGGCCAAGGCGCGGCTGATGATCGTCGTGCCGCTGACGCTGGCGCTCATCTTCCTGCTGCTTTACCTGAACTTCGGCAGGCTGACCGAAACGCTCATCGTCATGCTGTCGCTGCCCTTCGCGCTTGTCGGCGGCATCTGGCTGATGTGGTGGCTCGGCTTCAATGCATCCGTCGCGGTCGCGGTGGGCTTCATCGCGCTTGCCGGGGTCGCCGCAGAGACGGGCGTGATCATGCTGATCTACCTCGACCAAGCACTCCGGGAGCAGAGAGAAGCCAGCGAGCGCGAAGGTCGTCCCTTCGGCCGCGCCGATCTCAACCGTGCTATCATGGTCGGAGCTGTCGAACGTGTCCGGCCTAAGATGATGACCGTCGTCGCCATCATGGCGGGCCTCCTGCCGATCCTCTGGAGCACGGGCGCCGGATCGGAAATCATGCAGAGAATCGCCGTGCCGATGATCGGTGGCATGGTCTCATCGACCTTGCTCACGCTGATCGTCATCCCCGCCGTCTACGGCCTCGTCAAAGGCATCGGCATGGCGAGGACAAGGAAAGAACAACCAATCGCGCCAGAGACTGTTTCAACGCAAGCACTGAAAGGAGCATGA
- the iolG gene encoding inositol 2-dehydrogenase, protein MLKIGLLGAGRIGNVHAKAITSHAASKLVAVSDVNQEAAGKLATQYGAQASTSEAIIANSDIDAVLIATSTDTHSDLIEAATRAGKAVLCEKPVDLSLERALACRKIAAATGRPVMIGFNRRFDPNFAALKAAVDRGEIGRAELLSVTSFDPGPPPVSYIKVSGGLFRDMMIHDFDMASWIMGGLPQTVRAVASSIVDPEIGAAGDVDTAVVTLEYADGRIAVIKNSRRAVYGYDQRVELLGSEGLLSAGNMIENTVVKSTKDGVVSAKPEFFFLERYMRAYAAEWAAFVGAVTGSGVVPVSLDDGVNALALAEAATRSAKSGMAVEVATVM, encoded by the coding sequence ATGCTGAAAATCGGACTTCTTGGCGCTGGGCGTATTGGAAACGTCCACGCCAAGGCAATCACATCCCACGCCGCCAGCAAGCTCGTCGCTGTGTCCGACGTCAACCAGGAGGCCGCAGGCAAGCTGGCGACACAATACGGAGCGCAGGCCAGCACCAGCGAGGCGATCATCGCCAACAGCGACATCGACGCGGTCTTGATCGCGACCTCGACAGATACGCATTCGGACCTCATCGAAGCGGCCACCCGAGCTGGAAAGGCCGTCCTGTGCGAGAAGCCCGTGGACCTCAGCCTAGAACGGGCGCTTGCGTGTCGGAAGATCGCCGCCGCGACAGGCCGTCCCGTCATGATCGGCTTCAACCGGCGTTTCGACCCGAACTTCGCTGCCCTGAAGGCTGCCGTCGACCGCGGCGAGATCGGCAGGGCGGAACTTCTCTCCGTGACGTCTTTCGACCCGGGTCCACCGCCTGTGTCCTACATCAAGGTCTCGGGAGGTCTGTTTCGCGACATGATGATCCACGACTTCGACATGGCGTCCTGGATCATGGGCGGGTTGCCCCAGACGGTCAGGGCGGTCGCGAGTTCGATCGTCGATCCCGAGATCGGCGCAGCCGGCGACGTCGATACGGCCGTCGTCACACTTGAATATGCGGACGGTCGGATCGCCGTCATCAAAAACAGCCGTCGCGCGGTCTATGGATACGACCAGCGCGTTGAACTCCTCGGCTCGGAAGGTTTGCTTTCGGCTGGCAATATGATTGAGAACACCGTCGTCAAGTCGACGAAGGACGGTGTCGTCTCCGCCAAGCCCGAGTTCTTCTTCCTCGAACGCTACATGCGCGCCTACGCCGCGGAATGGGCGGCATTCGTCGGAGCTGTCACTGGCAGCGGCGTAGTCCCGGTCTCCCTTGATGACGGCGTGAACGCGCTCGCCCTTGCAGAAGCCGCAACCCGTTCGGCAAAGTCCGGGATGGCGGTTGAAGTCGCGACTGTCATGTAG
- a CDS encoding formyl transferase has translation MTADISQVGGPRRVCVVTAGGQAPAIMINALGAAFGPIDVVMERPEPMWSFLKRRARKVGWTNLAGQFLTIKLIVQMKRLSRRSTRQIIRDEGLHVEIGAQHRICKIESVNSMDFIEAVDDLRPEVVFLCGCRIVKPDILARVRVPMLNYHAGITPQYRGMNGGYWALANGDDTNFGATVHHVDTGVDTGAVIAQVRSSPGKGDTIWTYPLRQAAMSRAMCVDSVRAALEGGVKPIETSGPSVQHYHPEIWNYLRVGIAKGVW, from the coding sequence ATGACGGCAGACATCTCGCAAGTCGGAGGCCCAAGGCGCGTCTGCGTCGTCACGGCCGGAGGACAAGCGCCTGCGATCATGATCAATGCCTTGGGAGCGGCATTCGGTCCGATCGATGTGGTCATGGAACGTCCGGAACCAATGTGGTCTTTTCTCAAGCGCCGGGCCAGAAAGGTCGGCTGGACGAACCTGGCGGGACAATTCCTGACGATAAAGCTCATTGTCCAGATGAAGCGGCTCTCACGACGATCGACCCGACAGATCATTCGCGACGAAGGCCTTCATGTGGAGATCGGCGCGCAGCACCGAATATGTAAGATCGAATCCGTCAACTCCATGGATTTCATCGAAGCGGTCGATGACTTGAGGCCGGAGGTTGTTTTCCTTTGTGGATGCAGAATCGTCAAGCCGGACATTTTGGCGCGTGTCCGGGTTCCCATGCTCAACTATCATGCGGGGATAACGCCGCAATACCGTGGCATGAACGGCGGCTATTGGGCGCTTGCCAACGGAGACGACACCAATTTTGGGGCGACCGTCCACCATGTCGATACTGGCGTGGACACAGGAGCGGTTATCGCACAGGTTCGCAGCAGCCCCGGCAAAGGCGACACGATCTGGACCTATCCTCTCCGCCAGGCGGCGATGTCGCGGGCGATGTGCGTCGACAGCGTCCGGGCTGCACTCGAAGGCGGCGTCAAGCCCATCGAGACTTCAGGGCCGTCCGTTCAGCATTATCATCCGGAAATCTGGAATTACCTTCGGGTTGGAATCGCCAAGGGGGTCTGGTAG
- a CDS encoding DUF411 domain-containing protein, translating into MKRREFIIAMTAAAFLPSKSAFSATDADVMTVYKDPNCGCCTLWADAYKKAGYRVEVVKERDLISLKTKLGVPLDIQGCHTAVYRGQFLEGHVPLEAARMLESRSDLTGLAVPGMPAGSLGMGDDPSASYDVIAVGKDGKTAVFLEVRPKA; encoded by the coding sequence ATGAAAAGAAGAGAGTTCATCATTGCTATGACGGCCGCCGCCTTCCTCCCGTCAAAGTCGGCATTTTCGGCCACCGACGCGGATGTCATGACCGTCTACAAGGACCCCAATTGCGGATGCTGCACGCTCTGGGCGGACGCCTACAAGAAGGCCGGATACCGCGTCGAGGTCGTCAAGGAGCGGGACCTGATTTCGCTGAAGACGAAGCTGGGCGTGCCGCTGGACATCCAGGGCTGCCATACCGCCGTCTACCGCGGGCAGTTCCTGGAAGGTCATGTGCCGCTGGAGGCTGCGCGCATGCTCGAGAGCCGGAGCGACCTCACTGGACTGGCCGTACCCGGCATGCCCGCAGGCTCGCTCGGCATGGGCGACGATCCTTCGGCCTCGTACGATGTAATCGCCGTCGGCAAGGACGGCAAGACCGCGGTGTTCCTCGAGGTCCGGCCCAAGGCCTGA
- a CDS encoding 3-methyl-2-oxobutanoate hydroxymethyltransferase: MGNTKKRPTVADIRAMKARGQKISMLYVTTLEEAAAADAAGIDMLSIEGRFFSSAMREAAGRCFVQVGLPYGGQGTFQGRHLTTSKDYLRAAYHFTVMGGDCFYCAASYDIQKVLCDNHVPIVAHVGLIPSYITWTGFRAVGKTATEALAVWTQVKQLEAIGCFGAELEVVPDRVGEVISRSTPMIMLGMGAGPGADAQYLFAEDVLGHTSGHKPRHAKTYRNFAAEFERLQQERISAFREFIGDIQTGAYPAPQHVVPISDAEYDHFAASITN, translated from the coding sequence ATGGGCAACACCAAGAAACGGCCAACCGTCGCCGACATCCGCGCCATGAAGGCACGCGGCCAGAAAATTTCCATGCTCTACGTCACGACGCTGGAAGAGGCCGCCGCCGCGGATGCGGCAGGCATTGACATGCTCTCCATCGAGGGCCGTTTCTTCTCGTCCGCGATGCGCGAAGCGGCCGGGCGTTGCTTCGTTCAGGTGGGACTGCCCTATGGTGGACAAGGCACATTTCAGGGACGCCATCTCACGACGTCAAAGGACTATCTTCGGGCAGCCTATCATTTCACTGTCATGGGCGGCGATTGCTTCTATTGCGCCGCTTCCTATGACATCCAGAAAGTACTCTGCGACAACCACGTCCCCATCGTTGCCCATGTCGGGCTCATTCCGTCCTATATCACCTGGACTGGTTTCCGTGCTGTCGGGAAGACCGCCACTGAGGCGCTGGCAGTTTGGACACAGGTGAAGCAACTCGAGGCGATCGGCTGCTTCGGTGCGGAACTCGAGGTGGTGCCGGACCGTGTCGGAGAAGTGATCTCGAGATCGACGCCGATGATCATGCTGGGCATGGGGGCTGGACCCGGCGCTGACGCACAGTATCTGTTTGCCGAGGACGTGCTCGGCCATACCAGCGGTCACAAGCCGCGCCACGCCAAGACATACCGCAACTTTGCCGCCGAGTTCGAGCGGCTGCAGCAGGAACGGATTTCCGCGTTCAGGGAGTTCATCGGCGACATCCAGACGGGCGCTTACCCAGCGCCGCAGCATGTCGTGCCGATTTCTGACGCGGAATACGACCACTTCGCGGCGTCCATTACCAATTGA
- a CDS encoding TetR/AcrR family transcriptional regulator — MPKTWGETLEGHREAVRQAVMEAALALASERGFQKVSMSDVAARAAITRATLYKYFSDVDSIFEEWHRSTVHSHLAQFAEIADGVGDPGEKLSEILEAYAMTVFRHHGTRFASMLHRQDHARKAEASLVALIEKLVLAGARSGVFRKDIPPDELARFCHSSLSSAFMLSDERAVRMAAGLVQDALSTRLRIDGN; from the coding sequence ATGCCGAAGACCTGGGGAGAAACGCTCGAGGGCCATCGCGAGGCGGTTCGGCAGGCAGTCATGGAGGCGGCGCTAGCGCTCGCCTCCGAACGCGGGTTCCAAAAGGTATCCATGTCGGACGTGGCAGCACGCGCGGCCATCACGCGGGCGACGCTTTACAAGTATTTCAGTGACGTGGACTCGATCTTCGAGGAGTGGCATCGATCGACTGTTCATTCCCATCTAGCGCAGTTCGCGGAGATCGCCGACGGAGTGGGAGACCCCGGAGAAAAGCTCTCCGAAATATTGGAAGCCTACGCCATGACGGTGTTCCGGCACCACGGAACGCGCTTCGCCTCGATGCTCCATCGACAGGACCATGCCCGAAAAGCCGAGGCAAGCCTGGTAGCTCTTATCGAAAAACTGGTGTTGGCAGGGGCGCGGTCCGGCGTATTCAGGAAGGACATCCCGCCGGATGAGCTGGCGCGTTTCTGCCATTCCTCGCTTTCCTCGGCATTCATGCTTTCTGACGAGCGGGCCGTCCGCATGGCGGCCGGCCTTGTGCAGGATGCTCTGTCCACTCGCCTCAGGATTGACGGGAATTAA
- a CDS encoding FixH family protein: MKTIISTARTVLAIALLSTLAVSAYAGAVDYEFQPVKTELPTGPESEFAVKIVDKRTGKPVSDAVIFETRLDMAPDGMEAMTSKVDALPSQEPGVYKFKLNLSMAGGWRFKMAAKIQGEEDTAQGEVILKAAD, encoded by the coding sequence ATGAAAACCATTATCTCGACCGCGAGGACCGTCCTCGCCATCGCCCTACTTTCCACCTTGGCCGTCTCCGCCTACGCCGGGGCCGTCGATTACGAATTCCAGCCCGTGAAGACCGAACTGCCGACCGGGCCGGAGTCCGAGTTTGCCGTGAAGATCGTCGATAAGCGCACAGGCAAGCCCGTCTCCGACGCGGTGATCTTCGAAACCCGCCTCGACATGGCTCCGGACGGCATGGAGGCGATGACCTCGAAAGTCGACGCGTTGCCATCGCAGGAGCCCGGTGTCTACAAGTTCAAGCTGAACCTGAGCATGGCGGGCGGCTGGCGTTTCAAGATGGCCGCCAAAATTCAGGGCGAGGAAGACACCGCACAGGGCGAAGTCATCCTCAAGGCGGCCGACTGA